The following proteins are encoded in a genomic region of Egibacteraceae bacterium:
- a CDS encoding branched-chain amino acid ABC transporter permease: MGNLVGVVLGTIMVLAALTASPAVAQEADERVQGTLTDQEGEPVEDVAITVADDDGAVIDSVTSDDDGSWTVDLPGPGPYEATLDVETLPADLGLTNPDRATLDVTIRPRQVRTLIFQLGEREAAEGQFVRRLAQSSLNGVKFGLIIAMTAIGLSLIFGTTGLINFAHGDLVTLGAITALVLNTAGLHIVPAAVIAVGIGAGFGGALEAGMWRPLRRRRTGLVQMLVITVGLAFFVRHVILFFHGGSPNPYRDYTVQTALIFGPVRITPRDLFAMGLALVVLVGVGLLLNRTRLGKAMRAVADNRDLAESSGINVERIILVVWVVGAGLAALGGILLGLVETVHYLMGFRLLLLMFAGVILGGLGTAYGAIVGSIVVGLVTELSTIWFSTELKSMWALLILILILLVRPQGILGFKERIG, from the coding sequence GTGGGCAACCTCGTGGGGGTGGTGCTCGGCACGATCATGGTGCTCGCCGCCTTGACGGCGTCGCCCGCGGTGGCCCAGGAAGCCGACGAACGCGTCCAGGGCACCCTGACCGACCAGGAGGGAGAGCCGGTCGAGGACGTGGCCATCACGGTGGCCGACGACGACGGTGCGGTCATCGACAGCGTGACGAGCGACGATGACGGGTCGTGGACGGTCGACCTCCCTGGCCCTGGCCCGTACGAGGCCACGCTCGACGTGGAGACCCTGCCGGCAGACCTCGGGCTCACGAACCCCGATCGTGCGACGCTCGACGTCACCATCCGCCCGAGGCAGGTCCGCACGCTGATCTTCCAGCTCGGCGAGCGGGAGGCCGCCGAGGGCCAGTTCGTGCGACGCCTCGCGCAGAGCAGCCTGAACGGCGTGAAGTTCGGGTTGATCATCGCGATGACCGCCATCGGCCTGTCGTTGATCTTCGGCACGACGGGGCTGATCAACTTCGCCCACGGGGACCTGGTGACCCTCGGTGCCATCACCGCGCTGGTGCTGAACACGGCGGGGCTGCACATCGTCCCGGCCGCGGTGATCGCCGTGGGGATCGGTGCGGGCTTCGGGGGCGCCCTCGAGGCCGGCATGTGGCGGCCGCTGCGCCGGCGCCGGACCGGGCTGGTCCAGATGCTCGTCATCACGGTGGGTCTGGCGTTCTTCGTGCGCCACGTCATTCTCTTCTTCCACGGCGGGAGTCCCAATCCCTACCGTGACTACACGGTCCAGACGGCGCTCATCTTCGGTCCCGTGCGGATCACCCCCCGCGACCTGTTCGCGATGGGGCTCGCCCTGGTCGTCCTGGTCGGCGTCGGCCTGCTGCTGAACCGCACGCGCCTGGGCAAGGCCATGCGGGCGGTCGCCGACAACCGGGACCTCGCCGAGTCCTCGGGCATCAACGTGGAGCGCATCATCCTCGTGGTCTGGGTGGTCGGCGCCGGACTGGCCGCCCTGGGCGGGATCCTGCTGGGCCTGGTCGAGACCGTGCACTACCTGATGGGGTTCCGCCTCCTGCTGCTGATGTTCGCCGGGGTGATCTTGGGCGGGCTCGGTACCGCGTACGGCGCCATCGTCGGCAGCATCGTCGTCGGCCTGGTCACGGAGCTGTCGACGATCTGGTTCTCGACCGAGCTGAAGAGCATGTGGGCGCTGCTGATCCTCATCCTGATCCTGCTGGTCCGACCTCAGGGCATCCTGGGCTTCAAGGAGCGGATCGGCTGA
- a CDS encoding response regulator — protein MPRPAAAAPAPEEDQVTKRPDRPIRVLIAEDEALIRLDLKEMLIEEGFDVVAEVSDGATAVRLARELRPDLAILDLKMPVMDGIQASEQITRERLSAVLILTAFSQRDLIEKARRAGAMAYLVKPFQKHDLLPAIEIAAGRFKDLQGLESQVGNLTDRLEARKLVERAKGLLQEREEMTEASAFRWLQRTAMERRLTMKAVAEQVVERYEQP, from the coding sequence ATGCCCAGACCCGCCGCCGCAGCGCCGGCACCCGAGGAGGACCAGGTGACCAAGCGACCCGACCGTCCCATCCGGGTCCTCATCGCCGAGGACGAGGCCCTCATCCGCCTCGACCTGAAGGAGATGCTCATCGAGGAGGGCTTCGACGTGGTGGCGGAGGTCAGCGACGGGGCCACCGCGGTGCGTCTTGCCCGTGAGCTGCGTCCGGACCTCGCGATCCTCGACCTGAAGATGCCGGTCATGGACGGCATCCAGGCCTCGGAGCAGATCACCCGCGAGCGGCTGTCGGCGGTGCTGATCCTGACGGCGTTCAGCCAGCGCGACCTCATCGAGAAGGCCCGCCGCGCAGGGGCCATGGCCTACCTCGTGAAGCCGTTCCAGAAGCACGACCTGCTGCCGGCGATCGAGATCGCCGCCGGGCGCTTCAAGGACCTGCAGGGCCTGGAGAGCCAGGTCGGCAACCTCACCGATCGTCTCGAGGCCCGCAAGCTCGTCGAGCGGGCCAAGGGCCTCCTGCAGGAACGCGAGGAGATGACCGAGGCGTCCGCGTTCCGGTGGCTGCAGCGCACTGCGATGGAGCGCCGCCTGACCATGAAGGCCGTCGCCGAACAGGTCGTGGAGCGATACGAGCAGCCCTGA
- a CDS encoding TIGR01777 family oxidoreductase, giving the protein MHLAITGATGFIGSALVAAMAAAGHDTTRVTRRQSDAPGEISWDPASGRLDPEALRGVDAVVHLAGEPIASGRWTQKRRRRIRDSRVEGTALLAKTMAGMPDGPRILVAASGIDYYGDRGDEVLTEDSAPGDDFLAEVCVAWEAAADPARDAGVRVVHLRTGMVLGEGGALPKLALPFKLGVGGRLGSGKQYMSWITLDDHLALIAYALSDRLDGPVNAVAPAPVTNAEFTRTLADVLSRPALVPVPRFAPRLVLGELADALLFSSKRALPERAEANGFVFTHPNLEDGLRHVLDRPRTG; this is encoded by the coding sequence ATGCACCTCGCCATCACCGGTGCGACCGGGTTCATCGGCTCGGCGCTCGTCGCGGCGATGGCGGCCGCCGGGCACGACACGACCCGGGTGACCCGCCGCCAGTCCGACGCGCCCGGCGAGATCAGCTGGGACCCGGCGAGCGGGCGGCTTGACCCCGAGGCCCTGCGTGGCGTGGACGCGGTGGTGCACCTCGCCGGCGAGCCGATCGCGTCGGGTCGATGGACGCAGAAGCGCCGGCGCCGGATCCGCGACAGCCGGGTGGAGGGGACCGCGCTGCTCGCCAAGACCATGGCCGGGATGCCCGACGGACCCCGGATCCTGGTCGCCGCGTCGGGGATCGACTACTACGGCGACCGCGGTGACGAGGTGCTGACCGAGGACAGCGCGCCCGGCGACGACTTCCTGGCCGAGGTGTGCGTCGCCTGGGAGGCTGCCGCCGACCCCGCCCGCGACGCCGGGGTGCGGGTCGTGCACCTGCGGACCGGCATGGTGCTCGGCGAGGGCGGGGCGCTGCCCAAGCTGGCGTTGCCCTTCAAGCTGGGTGTGGGCGGAAGGCTCGGCTCGGGCAAGCAGTACATGAGCTGGATCACGCTCGACGATCACCTGGCGCTCATCGCGTACGCGCTCAGTGACCGCCTGGACGGGCCGGTGAACGCGGTGGCCCCGGCACCGGTCACCAACGCCGAGTTCACCCGCACGCTCGCCGACGTGCTGTCCCGGCCGGCGCTGGTGCCCGTCCCGCGGTTCGCGCCGCGTCTGGTGCTCGGCGAGCTGGCCGACGCTCTGCTGTTCTCCAGCAAGCGGGCCCTCCCGGAGCGCGCCGAGGCGAACGGCTTCGTCTTCACCCACCCCAACCTCGAGGACGGTCTGCGCCACGTGCTCGACCGACCTCGGACCGGATGA
- the trpA gene encoding tryptophan synthase subunit alpha, with protein MTAVMVEKAVRAANDGGRAALIVYLPAGYPDLDTSRACLVAAAEAGADLLEVGFPYSDPLMDGPVIQAACHTAMERGYTPGDDLEMCAALTAAIEVPALVMTYYNLVWHYGGTERLDAFAAAAAGAGLAGAILPDLPADEGAPWTAAAAAHGLATVFLAAPTSSKERLRAVAAASTGFVYATSTLGVTGERASLSTMAAPLVERLRACTDRPVCVGIGVSTAAHAAEVAGFADGVIVGSAAVRAAGEGGPEAVRELVAGLAEGCRRPGRG; from the coding sequence GTGACCGCCGTCATGGTCGAGAAGGCGGTACGGGCGGCCAACGACGGCGGCCGCGCGGCGCTCATCGTCTACCTCCCCGCCGGCTATCCCGATCTCGACACGTCACGAGCCTGCCTGGTCGCCGCGGCGGAGGCGGGCGCCGACCTCTTGGAGGTCGGTTTCCCGTATTCCGACCCGTTGATGGACGGTCCGGTGATCCAGGCGGCCTGCCACACGGCCATGGAGCGCGGCTACACCCCCGGCGACGACCTGGAGATGTGCGCTGCCCTCACCGCCGCGATCGAGGTGCCGGCACTCGTGATGACCTACTACAACCTCGTCTGGCACTACGGGGGGACCGAACGGCTCGACGCTTTCGCTGCCGCGGCCGCGGGCGCCGGACTGGCCGGGGCGATCCTGCCGGACCTGCCCGCCGACGAGGGCGCGCCATGGACCGCCGCCGCAGCCGCCCATGGCCTGGCGACCGTGTTCCTCGCGGCCCCGACCTCGAGCAAGGAGCGGCTGCGCGCGGTCGCCGCCGCCTCGACGGGGTTCGTGTACGCGACCTCGACGCTCGGTGTCACCGGCGAGCGGGCATCCCTGTCGACCATGGCGGCACCCCTCGTCGAGCGGCTGCGCGCCTGCACCGACCGGCCCGTGTGCGTGGGTATCGGCGTGTCGACCGCTGCCCACGCGGCGGAGGTCGCTGGCTTCGCCGACGGGGTGATCGTCGGGTCCGCGGCGGTGCGCGCGGCCGGTGAGGGCGGGCCGGAGGCGGTCCGCGAGCTCGTCGCCGGCCTGGCCGAGGGGTGCCGGCGCCCCGGGAGGGGCTGA
- the trpB gene encoding tryptophan synthase subunit beta: MTATDRSDLGHYGRFGGRFVPEALVAALDELAAAFAAATADPAFTGRLAALARDYGGRPTPLYLAERLTTHAGGGRIYLKREDLAHTGSHKLNNVLGQALLTTRMGKRRVIAETGAGQHGVATATAAALFGLECTVYMGEEDCRRQRLNVVRMQLMGAEVVPVTSGSRTLKDAINEAMRDWVTNVDSTHYLIGSVVGPHPFPLLVREFQKVIGEEARRQMLETEGRLPDAVVACVGGGSNAIGAFHAFIPDETVALVGVEAGGEGLDGPRHAASLSGGSEGILHGARSFVLQDDYGQVRPTHSVSAGLDYPGVGPEHAWLADTGRARYVTATDGEALEGFGLLCELEGIIPALEPAHAVLPAIRLAREVGRSGIVVLNLSGRGDKDVDEVLEVLERRGGQVSG, translated from the coding sequence GTGACCGCCACCGACCGGTCTGATCTCGGTCACTACGGACGGTTCGGCGGGCGCTTCGTGCCCGAGGCGCTGGTCGCCGCGCTCGACGAGCTCGCCGCGGCCTTCGCCGCAGCGACGGCCGACCCGGCGTTCACCGGGCGGCTCGCCGCGCTGGCCCGCGACTACGGCGGTCGCCCGACGCCGCTCTACCTGGCCGAGCGGCTGACCACGCACGCCGGAGGCGGTCGCATCTACCTCAAGCGTGAGGATCTGGCGCACACCGGCAGCCACAAGCTGAACAACGTGCTGGGGCAGGCGCTGCTGACCACCCGGATGGGCAAGCGCCGGGTGATCGCCGAGACGGGGGCGGGGCAGCACGGCGTCGCCACCGCCACAGCCGCGGCGCTGTTCGGCCTGGAGTGCACGGTCTACATGGGCGAGGAGGACTGCCGCCGCCAGCGGTTGAACGTCGTGCGGATGCAGCTCATGGGGGCGGAGGTCGTGCCGGTGACCAGCGGCAGCCGCACGCTGAAGGACGCCATCAACGAGGCGATGCGCGACTGGGTCACCAACGTCGACTCCACCCACTACCTCATCGGCTCGGTGGTGGGCCCACACCCGTTCCCGCTGCTGGTGCGCGAGTTCCAGAAGGTCATCGGCGAGGAGGCCCGCCGGCAGATGCTCGAGACCGAGGGCCGCCTGCCCGACGCGGTGGTGGCGTGCGTCGGGGGAGGCTCGAACGCCATCGGCGCCTTCCACGCCTTCATACCAGACGAAACGGTGGCCCTGGTGGGCGTCGAGGCCGGGGGCGAGGGCCTCGACGGCCCGCGCCACGCGGCGTCGTTGTCCGGGGGCAGCGAGGGCATCCTGCACGGCGCCCGTTCGTTCGTGCTGCAGGACGACTACGGTCAGGTCCGCCCGACCCACTCGGTGTCCGCCGGCCTGGACTACCCGGGCGTCGGGCCCGAACACGCCTGGCTTGCCGACACGGGGCGCGCGCGCTACGTGACGGCCACCGACGGCGAGGCGCTGGAGGGGTTCGGGCTGCTCTGCGAGCTCGAAGGCATCATCCCGGCACTGGAGCCCGCCCACGCGGTCCTGCCCGCCATCCGCCTCGCCCGGGAGGTGGGCCGCAGCGGGATCGTGGTGCTCAACCTGTCCGGACGGGGGGACAAGGACGTCGACGAGGTTCTCGAGGTCCTGGAGCGGCGCGGCGGGCAGGTGTCCGGGTGA
- a CDS encoding indole-3-glycerol phosphate synthase TrpC, protein MTNFLDEACAAARARTTAAAAVVSLGVLRRRVAGADPPPGLVAALAAPGVTVVAEVKRASPSRGPIAPIPDPAALARSYAEGGAGAVSVLTEPHWFCGSLADVEAVVGAVAIPVLRKDFVVEEYQVWEARASGASAVLLIVAALDDPQLQGLLAAADRAGLDALVEVHDAGEATRAATAHAAAATGRRLVVGVNARDLTSLKVDPDRFAAVVDALPAGALAVAESGVKGPDDVRRLGALGADAVLVGEHVACADDPAVAVRALATAGAQVADASTGAPR, encoded by the coding sequence GTGACGAACTTCCTGGACGAGGCGTGCGCGGCCGCGCGCGCACGGACCACCGCCGCTGCCGCCGTGGTCAGCCTGGGCGTCCTCCGGCGCCGGGTGGCGGGTGCTGACCCGCCGCCGGGGTTGGTGGCAGCGCTGGCTGCACCCGGGGTGACGGTCGTCGCCGAGGTGAAGCGGGCCAGCCCGTCGCGGGGCCCGATCGCGCCGATCCCCGACCCCGCGGCGTTGGCGCGTTCCTACGCCGAGGGCGGCGCCGGCGCCGTCAGCGTGCTGACCGAACCGCACTGGTTCTGCGGGTCGCTGGCCGACGTGGAGGCCGTCGTCGGAGCCGTGGCGATTCCCGTGCTGCGCAAGGACTTCGTGGTCGAGGAGTACCAGGTGTGGGAGGCACGGGCATCGGGGGCCAGCGCCGTGCTGCTGATCGTCGCCGCGCTGGACGACCCGCAGCTGCAGGGCCTGCTCGCTGCCGCGGACCGCGCCGGACTGGATGCGCTGGTCGAGGTGCACGACGCGGGCGAGGCCACCCGGGCTGCGACGGCGCACGCGGCCGCGGCCACGGGCCGGCGCCTGGTAGTCGGCGTCAACGCGCGCGACCTCACGAGCCTGAAGGTCGACCCGGACCGGTTCGCCGCCGTCGTCGACGCCTTGCCCGCCGGCGCGCTGGCGGTCGCGGAGAGCGGCGTCAAGGGCCCCGACGACGTGCGCCGGCTGGGAGCCCTGGGCGCGGACGCCGTCCTCGTGGGCGAGCACGTGGCGTGCGCGGACGACCCCGCTGTGGCGGTGCGGGCGCTCGCCACGGCGGGGGCGCAAGTTGCGGACGCCTCCACCGGGGCGCCCCGGTGA
- a CDS encoding choice-of-anchor P family protein has product MGSYPWRIVAAVAVALMAVSLLPLVGLAQEPVDDPNDACPDEVNPPAPFTDRLQIPEVHRLNVDCAYNNDIALGFADRSFRPSTQVQRDQFASFMVRTLRAADVDLPPASDQGFTDISGNVHEDNINILAATGITAGTTSTTYSPSLPLRRDQIASFILRAASFIEDVPLENLQRDSGPFTDVPASNVHARNINGAQALNLTIGRTASTYDPATSTRRDQMASFLVRLLAALREGSLIPAEDRAQTLDLTPATATNAVGTEHTVTATVRDDEEALLADANVRFEVYRDTGAGVFSGPVAQEEQRTGDDGESSFTYTGPGDPASDVIVACPVRPGETCEVVDTDAETDGIQFTGDPDADARVSDTATKTWQEGATPTSPADSLTASAFGLDVNLLGVEVLDEEPSVAIALPEPRQAEETDEVLGGLPLQPLVEAEVIEVFARGDLDLGFAQGEAAVTDLEILSGDPLDEEPLVTADAIRTISTSTCPDEGTFEEAMEGSQFVNVTVAGVELPLDPPPNTNIVIPGVAEVWINEVIPDEAGEGHGFTVRGLRVDLLDSEGADIVVAEAHSSVICADAEA; this is encoded by the coding sequence ATGGGTTCGTACCCGTGGCGGATTGTGGCGGCGGTGGCCGTGGCGCTGATGGCGGTGTCGTTGCTGCCGTTGGTGGGGTTGGCGCAGGAGCCGGTGGACGACCCCAACGATGCGTGTCCTGACGAGGTCAACCCTCCGGCGCCGTTCACCGACCGGTTGCAGATCCCTGAGGTGCACCGGTTGAACGTGGACTGCGCGTACAACAACGACATCGCGCTGGGTTTCGCGGATCGGAGCTTCCGGCCGAGCACGCAGGTGCAGCGTGACCAGTTCGCGTCGTTCATGGTGCGCACGTTGCGGGCGGCGGATGTGGATCTGCCCCCGGCCAGCGACCAGGGCTTCACCGACATCTCGGGCAACGTCCACGAGGACAACATCAACATCCTCGCCGCGACCGGGATCACCGCGGGCACGACCTCCACGACCTACAGCCCGTCGTTGCCGCTGCGGCGTGATCAGATCGCCTCGTTCATCTTGCGGGCGGCGTCGTTCATCGAGGACGTGCCGCTGGAGAACCTGCAGCGGGACAGCGGGCCGTTCACCGATGTGCCGGCGAGCAACGTGCATGCCCGCAACATCAACGGGGCGCAGGCGCTGAACCTGACGATCGGGCGCACGGCGAGCACCTACGACCCGGCCACGTCGACGCGGCGTGACCAGATGGCGTCGTTCCTGGTGCGGTTGCTGGCCGCGCTGCGGGAGGGCTCGTTGATCCCGGCGGAGGACCGGGCGCAGACGTTGGATCTCACCCCGGCGACCGCGACGAACGCGGTGGGCACCGAGCACACGGTGACCGCGACGGTGCGCGACGACGAGGAGGCGCTGCTGGCCGACGCCAACGTGCGCTTCGAGGTGTACCGCGACACCGGTGCGGGTGTGTTCAGCGGCCCGGTTGCGCAAGAGGAGCAGCGCACCGGGGACGACGGCGAGTCGTCTTTCACCTACACGGGCCCCGGCGACCCTGCCAGCGACGTGATCGTGGCGTGCCCGGTGCGCCCCGGAGAGACGTGTGAGGTCGTCGACACCGACGCGGAGACCGACGGCATCCAGTTCACCGGCGATCCCGACGCCGACGCACGGGTGTCCGACACGGCGACCAAGACGTGGCAGGAGGGCGCGACGCCGACGTCCCCCGCGGACTCGTTGACCGCCAGCGCGTTCGGGTTGGACGTGAACCTGCTGGGGGTGGAGGTGCTCGACGAGGAGCCGAGCGTGGCGATCGCGTTGCCCGAGCCGCGTCAGGCCGAGGAGACCGACGAGGTGCTGGGGGGGCTGCCGCTGCAGCCGCTGGTGGAGGCCGAGGTGATCGAGGTGTTCGCCAGAGGCGACCTCGACCTCGGCTTCGCGCAAGGCGAGGCGGCGGTCACCGACCTGGAGATCCTCTCGGGGGACCCCCTCGACGAGGAGCCGTTGGTCACCGCTGACGCGATCCGGACGATCTCGACGTCGACGTGCCCCGACGAGGGCACGTTCGAGGAGGCCATGGAGGGCTCGCAGTTCGTCAACGTCACGGTCGCCGGTGTGGAGCTGCCCCTGGACCCGCCGCCCAACACCAACATCGTGATCCCCGGTGTCGCCGAGGTGTGGATCAACGAGGTGATCCCCGACGAGGCGGGTGAGGGCCACGGGTTCACCGTGCGCGGTCTGCGCGTGGACCTGCTCGACAGTGAGGGAGCCGACATCGTCGTCGCCGAGGCGCACTCCAGCGTCATCTGCGCCGACGCCGAGGCGTAA
- a CDS encoding Ig-like domain-containing protein, with product MTQQTSVAGWYRWRGVAAVAAALMAVSLLPMVGLAQPEPVENPQDACPDEVNPPAPFTDRLQVPEAHRLNVDCAYNNDIALGFADRSFRPSTQVQRDQFASFMVRTLRAADVDLPPASDQGFTDISGNVHEDNINILAATGITAGTTSTTYSPSLPLRRDQIASFILRAASFIEDVPLENLQRDSGPFTDVPASNVHARNINGARALNLTIGRTAGTYEPGTATRRDQMASFLVRLLAALREGPLIPAEDRAETLDLTPATATNPVGTQHTVTATVRDDEAALLADANVRFEVYRDTGEGVFSGPVEQGEQRTDSQGQSGFSYTGPGEPVEDVIVACPVRPEETCEVVDTDAETEDIQFTGDPDADARVSDTATKTWVEPPPVDEIELGDGQLNAVNPLGADHTLTATARDVDGETVAGAAIRFEVYRAETADATFSGPVESATVTTDGDGVATFTYSHDAEAVDRIVVCAPEEGTCQVTDTDPVTAGTQFVGVPVVGAEPSIVATKTWQDVPPVDEIELGDGELNAVNPLGADHTLTATARFEDELVEGAAIRFEVYRAETADATFSGPVESATVTTDGDGVATFTYSHDAEAVDRIVICAPDEGTCQVTDTDAGTAGIQFVGVPVVGAEPNIVATKTWLDPVGAESLTASAFGLDVTLLGLHLLDEEPSVAIALPEPRQAEETDEVLGGLPLQPLVEAEVIEVFARGDLDLGFAQGEAAVTDLEILSGDPLDEEPLVTADAIRTISTSTCPDEGTFEEAMEGSQFVNVTVAGVELPLDPPPNTNIVIPGVAEVWINEVIPDEAGEGHGFTVRGLRVDLLDSEGADIVVAEAHSSVICN from the coding sequence ATGACACAGCAGACGAGTGTGGCGGGTTGGTACCGGTGGCGGGGCGTGGCGGCGGTGGCCGCGGCGCTTATGGCGGTGTCGTTGCTGCCGATGGTGGGGTTGGCGCAGCCTGAGCCGGTGGAGAACCCGCAGGATGCGTGTCCTGACGAGGTCAACCCTCCGGCGCCGTTCACCGACCGGCTGCAGGTCCCCGAGGCGCACCGGTTGAACGTGGACTGCGCGTACAACAACGACATCGCGCTGGGTTTCGCGGATCGGAGCTTCCGGCCGAGCACGCAGGTGCAGCGTGACCAGTTCGCGTCGTTCATGGTGCGCACGTTGCGGGCGGCGGATGTGGATCTGCCCCCGGCCAGCGACCAGGGCTTCACCGACATCTCGGGCAACGTCCACGAGGACAACATCAACATCCTCGCCGCGACCGGGATCACCGCGGGCACGACCTCCACGACCTACAGCCCGTCGTTGCCGCTGCGGCGTGATCAGATCGCCTCGTTCATCTTGCGGGCGGCGTCGTTCATCGAGGACGTGCCGCTGGAGAACCTGCAGCGGGACAGCGGGCCGTTCACCGATGTGCCGGCGAGCAACGTGCATGCCCGCAACATCAACGGGGCACGGGCGCTGAACCTGACGATCGGGCGCACGGCGGGGACCTACGAGCCGGGCACGGCCACGCGGCGCGACCAGATGGCGTCGTTCCTGGTGCGGTTGCTGGCCGCGCTGCGGGAGGGCCCGCTGATCCCGGCGGAGGACCGGGCGGAGACGCTTGACCTCACCCCGGCGACGGCGACCAACCCGGTGGGGACCCAGCACACGGTGACCGCGACGGTCCGCGACGACGAGGCAGCGCTGCTGGCCGACGCCAACGTGCGCTTCGAGGTCTACCGCGACACCGGTGAGGGCGTGTTCAGCGGGCCGGTGGAGCAGGGCGAGCAGCGCACCGACAGCCAGGGGCAGTCGGGCTTTTCCTACACCGGCCCGGGTGAGCCCGTCGAGGACGTGATCGTGGCGTGTCCGGTGCGCCCCGAGGAGACCTGCGAGGTCGTCGACACCGACGCGGAGACCGAGGACATCCAGTTCACCGGGGATCCCGACGCCGACGCACGGGTGTCCGACACGGCGACCAAGACGTGGGTCGAGCCGCCCCCGGTCGACGAGATCGAGCTCGGTGATGGTCAGCTGAACGCGGTCAACCCGCTGGGTGCGGACCACACGCTGACGGCCACCGCCCGTGATGTCGATGGCGAGACGGTCGCCGGCGCCGCGATCCGCTTCGAGGTGTACCGGGCGGAGACCGCCGACGCGACGTTCTCGGGTCCGGTGGAGTCGGCGACGGTCACCACCGACGGGGATGGGGTGGCCACGTTCACCTACAGCCACGACGCCGAAGCGGTGGACCGCATCGTGGTCTGCGCGCCCGAGGAGGGCACCTGCCAGGTGACCGACACCGATCCCGTCACCGCGGGGACCCAGTTCGTCGGTGTCCCGGTGGTGGGCGCCGAGCCCAGCATCGTGGCCACCAAGACGTGGCAGGACGTGCCGCCGGTGGACGAGATCGAGCTCGGTGATGGTGAGCTGAATGCGGTCAACCCGCTGGGTGCGGACCACACGCTGACGGCCACCGCCCGCTTCGAGGACGAGTTGGTGGAGGGCGCCGCGATCCGCTTCGAGGTGTACCGGGCGGAGACCGCCGACGCGACGTTCTCGGGTCCGGTGGAGTCGGCAACGGTCACCACCGACGGGGATGGGGTGGCCACCTTCACCTACAGCCACGACGCCGAGGCGGTGGACCGCATCGTGATCTGCGCGCCCGACGAGGGCACCTGCCAGGTCACCGACACCGACGCGGGCACCGCGGGCATCCAGTTCGTCGGTGTCCCGGTGGTGGGCGCCGAGCCCAACATCGTGGCCACCAAAACGTGGCTGGATCCGGTCGGGGCGGAGTCGTTGACCGCGAGCGCGTTCGGGTTGGACGTGACCCTGCTGGGGCTGCACCTGCTCGACGAGGAGCCGAGCGTGGCGATCGCGCTGCCCGAGCCGCGTCAGGCCGAGGAGACCGACGAGGTGCTGGGGGGGCTGCCGCTGCAGCCGCTGGTGGAGGCCGAGGTGATCGAGGTGTTCGCCAGAGGCGACCTCGACCTCGGCTTCGCGCAAGGCGAGGCGGCGGTCACCGACCTGGAGATCCTCTCGGGGGACCCCCTCGACGAGGAGCCGTTGGTCACCGCTGACGCGATCCGGACGATCTCGACGTCGACGTGCCCCGACGAGGGCACGTTCGAGGAGGCCATGGAGGGCTCGCAGTTCGTCAACGTCACGGTCGCCGGTGTGGAGCTGCCCCTGGACCCGCCGCCCAACACCAACATCGTGATCCCCGGTGTCGCCGAGGTGTGGATCAACGAGGTGATCCCCGACGAGGCGGGTGAGGGCCACGGGTTCACCGTGCGCGGTCTGCGCGTGGACCTGCTCGACAGTGAGGGAGCCGACATCGTCGTCGCCGAGGCGCACTCCAGCGTCATCTGCAACTGA
- a CDS encoding Trp biosynthesis-associated membrane protein, with amino-acid sequence MTVNGTTFPPLAVGLAVIGGLLLVGATSGNWVVTEQVREVGGVPLAEPEGTAGIALAARGIAAGVLAVLGGLGLIVARGRGRRVLGALLCLVGTVTVVVVAVGVVRALDAPGRLTTAPWVAGLGAVAIAGAGVVAWRRPAPPPALGDRYSIDGAAGQDQGDWGLASDEP; translated from the coding sequence GTGACGGTGAATGGAACGACGTTCCCCCCGCTGGCCGTCGGTCTGGCGGTGATCGGCGGGCTGCTCCTGGTCGGCGCGACGAGCGGCAACTGGGTGGTGACCGAACAGGTCCGCGAGGTCGGGGGCGTGCCCCTGGCCGAGCCCGAGGGCACGGCGGGTATCGCGCTGGCCGCAAGGGGGATCGCGGCGGGGGTGCTCGCCGTCCTCGGTGGGCTGGGGTTGATTGTGGCGCGTGGGCGCGGGCGGCGCGTGCTCGGTGCGCTGCTGTGCCTGGTCGGAACGGTGACGGTCGTCGTGGTCGCCGTCGGCGTCGTCCGCGCGCTGGATGCACCCGGACGCCTGACCACCGCGCCGTGGGTCGCCGGCCTCGGAGCGGTGGCCATCGCCGGCGCCGGGGTCGTGGCGTGGCGCCGCCCGGCGCCGCCGCCGGCGCTCGGCGACCGGTACTCGATCGACGGGGCCGCCGGCCAGGACCAGGGTGATTGGGGGCTCGCCAGCGACGAACCATGA